The following proteins come from a genomic window of Bactrocera dorsalis isolate Fly_Bdor chromosome 6, ASM2337382v1, whole genome shotgun sequence:
- the LOC125779523 gene encoding uncharacterized protein LOC125779523 codes for MVNKLDKQAASEDVLKKAQSLQLASAQKTWTYARDSLFGLWKSRTMSKRDNARNTGSRGGKDKVMDEADLAILDILESDSAVVEGLNLPETYGNSENLPSAENDSRISISEETIANSPLTKERGSALPSFQVKLWIERKNAGWSSLRLRFTTGNFNA; via the exons ATG GTTAACAAATTAGATAAACAGGCAGCATCAGAGGATGTGTTAAAAAAAGCCCAATCCCTACAACTGGCGTCAGCACAAAAAACATGGACCTATGCAAGGGACAGTTTGTTTGGGCTTTGGAAGAGCCGGACAATG AGTAAAAGGGATAACGCCCGAAATACTGGATCCAGAGGTGGGAAGGACAAGGTAATGGATGAAGCTGACTTGGCCATCCTCGATATTCTGGAATCAGACTCAGCTGTGGTAGAGGGTTTGAATTTGCCAGAAACTTATGGCAACTCAGAAAATCTACCGTCAGCTGAGAATGATTCCAGAATATCTATTTCAGAAGAAACAATTGCCAATTCACCTCTAACCAAAGAAAGAGGAAGCGCTCTACCAAGTTTCCAAGTGAAACTTTGGATAGAGAGAAAAAATGCCGGATGGAGCTCCTTGAGGTTGAGGTTTACTACCGGAAACTTCAATGCCTAA